The Alnus glutinosa chromosome 1, dhAlnGlut1.1, whole genome shotgun sequence region AAAAAGGTACCGGAGAGGGGCTTACTTTTCTCCACGTGGTTGAAGAGATGTTGGGACGATGTGACTTGGCATAACTTGAGTTAATGGTGATTGTGGTACAAAAAATATGGTTTCAAAGGAATTCAGTAGTACATGGAAGAGTCTTCATTCACCCAAACCAAGTATTTCGAGAAGCCACTCTCTATTGATGAATTTAGGAGAATAAATGCACAAGAGCTTGATGCGCAAAGTCCTACCCAGCAGTAAGCTAATACAATGGAagaagcccccccccccccccccccccccccccaaaacagGTATGGTCAAAATTAATTAGGATGCAGTTAATACAAATAAGGGGTGTATAGGGTTTGACACTATTGCTTAGGATTATGAAAGTTACTTTTGGCTGCATGGAGCACCATTAAAATATTGTTGTAAAACCAATCGTGGCAAAAGCATTGGCAGCAGTAGATGCAATGGAGTTTAGCAGGGAGATGTGTTTTTATGATATACTTTTAGAAGTTGATGCTTTGCAGATTGTCATTGCGGTCAAATTGGAGGGCAGAAATTGTAGTAGATTTGGACATCTTGTGGACAGAATCAAAGAGTATTTGCGTCACTTATGGTCTTGGAGAATTGAGCATCTGAAGAGGGACCCAAATTCAGCTGCTCATGGATTTTTTTTCAGATGTATTTTAAATAcatatcagtttaatagactagATTACAGAAAATTCCTCCAACTCGATTCGAAGAAAAAATGGTCCATTaaaatattagggttaaatttaaaaattgaagtcAATATTCCGCCAAAAAGGCATAGAGTTCTAAacgctctcttctctctcctgtTTCCCCTTCCCCTGAACCCCCAAAAAATCCCATCGCCATGGGAGGGAAGCTCTGGGCTTCCCTCCCTCTTCTCTCCCTTTACTTTTTCCCCTCTTCCTTTTTCCCCCTTATCCCCCTATGCCGCCGCCTCCGTTGTGGCTCTTGCTTCTTCCTCTGAAGAAGCCTTTATCCTGCACCAACATGCTCTAGCCTTTCTCTTGCTGGATCTTGTTTTTGccttatgtttcttgcttttctGCTCCTCAACACCTCATCTACCGGTCTTTTCCTCCATCCATAGTGCTCACTGTGTCTTTTGGTTAGGTTCTTGGATTAGAAATTTTGTTTCCCGATCTACGATCCTCCACCTTGATTTGCAGGGCACGCGCCTCTCCATCAGCTTCGCCGCCACCATCCGACTCCATCGACATCAGAAGCGGTTCCACCGGCCTCCCGTGACCCGGAGCGTGATTTGCACGCGCCAGGGACTAAACCGGTTTTCCCCCTTCCCCCGCCTCTGCTGTTGGTGGTCTCGCGCCGTGCGTGGTGTTAGCCGATGGCGAGAGGTCCTCTGGTGTAGGCGCGTGGACTCCACGCGCTGTCTCAGGGGACTCCCAGCCCACACCCCACTGCCGACCGGTTGCTGCtgtgttgttgtgtttttttcctttttgtattTCTGGGCAGTTATGTTTATgtgtgttttttgtatttttttgttatgtaggattttctgttgtatattCTACTGTAATCTCTGTAATGGTTACCATAGTGGTGTTTGGATCCTTGTGATTCTGCATCCACCCTTTACCACCTTTATTGGTGGCCCAGGTTCTTGGCATCCGTGTCAAGGCCCAATAGGCCCGCATCTTGGGAAGCATTGCCTCCGCGTACTTTCATTCataggttttaatgtttttttcttaCCGTTATGGGTTGCCCAGCcctagtttaatgtaatttcttCTTAACGtacctatataaaaaaaaaaaaaaaaaaattgaagtcaaAACTTGGAATTTTATTACATGAGCACTCTCcgataaaataatatttaaagttaTCTCTCTCATACGCCATTGTGAAACCCTTCAATGAAGTCTTGAAAATTTGAAGGCCGggtgattaattaattaattttattgctTATTGAACAACACCTATCGACGTGGGTGAACCATATCCAATTATTAAGATGACCAAGACAAAATAGTAGTCTAGTTCCGTTTCTTTATTTTCAACTGCCTTGTCCATATCACATACGCATGTAAACGTTTTCTTTAGACTCGATCGCGTGATTCATGAAGAAGtcacatatttatttatttagttatttattttttataagttaagtcacatatttattattcaatggccacaaatatccaaaaaagaaagaatccaattaattgttaattattccACAATATCAAAAACCACGTAAGCTGAACCTTAAAATATGTTCTAGTTTTAAATTAGGTGTACCCTGAACCATGCACTAGATTCCACCAATTATTTCACAAgccaattattttattttttaatattaggtTTTAGGGTCCATTTaagtttgcaatttcaaaaactaatatttaaaacatgcgattttaaaatgtgcttTTTAAAAACGAAGTTAAATGTTCGGTCAAATCGcaatttgatatttaaaatcacaattttcgCCTTTAAAAACACGTACACCTCTTTGACTATGATTCCTAAAGGCAATTctttctatgttttcaaatcgcaattttttatatgatttgatttagaatcacactttttatttatgaaatcgCAATGCCAAACGCACTTATAGTTAAGAACGGAATCAAGATTTTTTATCAAAAGATCAACGCATTTGGGATGTTAAACAATCACTTATTCGaaaaagtttaagtttataaaaagagatgaatttaatttATCTTATAACACTCCCCTCACTTGTGCCCAAATTCCTTAAGAAGATCTAATATGTgagatatttaattgaaatggaggtGAATAACAGATATAATGTTCGAACTCAAAAAATTTGctctaatatcatattaaaccacaatttattccaaaagcttaattaaGCTTATTGgaataaatgaatttaattatttaatttatattctaacaagaaAAAATCAACTAACTTTGAGTTTGAGTGGCATTTTTTGCTTCACATTGAAAGAAACATGAAGCTAAAACAGCATAAATGATGAGTCAAATCCAATTTTGATAATTGCAAGGGACTATGAAGGCCAAGTGACTACAGCCAAATGCCAAACTTTATGTGTAAGGTAGGATCCGATAGTGGCAGAAGCCCAAGTTACATTGTGTGTTGTGGAGTTTAATCGTGATATGGGACTCcaaaacattattttaaaaggTGACTCACTGCAGGTGGTTAATGCCCTAAAAGTGAAGTGCCCAACAACCCAAATTGGCATAGATATGAGCAATTGGTGGCCGATGCATAAGTTGTCCTTACTACTAGACGTTGTTGGCAAAGTTGTCATAATAGAAGAGTGAAAAATTATGTGGCCTATGACCTCACTAAGGCAGCCGTAAAACAAATCATAAATAGAGCGTGAATCGAAATTTTTGTTTGCCATTGCTACATAGATCTTTAGGCTCTTGTTTGCTCTAGATTTTTACACTCTAGCTTAGACGTTTGGAATTGGGATGAATaaagaacaaattttgaaaaataaaataaaatccaatttTGGTAAGGGCTAAACTTAAATTTTAAGTCCATTTATTCTCGATCACGTGGCCACGTGGGTAATGTAACTCCCAATTGTATCTTTAAGTTTTGTGTTAACTGTTAAGTATACGTTGGATTTAGCTTTGGTgcagtaataaaaaaaataaaaaaaaaaattgaaattaaaaaacaaatcgtTGAAAATTCCTTCTCACGTACGTCATGCCACGTTCACATGCATAATGTTAACCGTATGCTAAGTCACATGCGGTACTCCTCCACGCTCCCGCAAAATCCAACcgccaaatataaaaaaggatGGCCGATTGGAGGGACAATCCACGTGTGAAAACCATAATAGAATTACTGATTACATACGTAGGAACGCACAAAGACAAACGTTTTTACAGACATTATGGGGCGGACAAGTCCTTTCGAAGTGATTGGGTCCCACGACGTGCATCCCTATCCAATCAACTTCCGGGACACCTCCCTGTGGACTGACCGAAGCTCTCCAATAGTTTTTCCCTTATTGGCTTATACAAATGTTACGtctactaaatttttttttacctaaaaagtaataaaaatgagGTGAtgcttatttattaatatttgtaattttttttttattaattttttaaattctgtcaaataaataagttttacattattttaatactcatgttatgagaaaaaaatttaggtCTTGTTTGGTAATCGGATcaagatcctctcaaattatttgtcaaaatttgaaaaaattcaagCAAGTAATTATAAGAGATCACTTATAAGAtctacctgaccaaataaaaattggactaCTCAACTACTTATTCAGTCAGGTGAGTTCCATaaatggtctctcacaatcacctcttcgaattcttttaaattcagaCAGATAATTTGAGAGATCCTAATCCAGGGCAACCCCCCTCCCTCCCattctcttattttcacttctccaagaaaaaacatcaattttaaaatattttaaacttctttcactttttatattacatcaacaattttttttattactagttaaataaaaaaaattatttttttttactttttcaattactttttattaccattaaaaaaaaataattccccTCCAATATGAAGGGAAGGGGTTACCAAACCGGAATGTACGGGTAcctttaacatttctcattcCTTAGCTCTCTCTGAAGAGTCACTTTCCTTGGACTAGGGTTCTCCAGCCCACGAGATAAATTTTGCCTGTCTTCCTCTTTGTCGGTCTTTTGTCTTCACGTTTGTTTCCATTCAAAGCAGTTTTCCAACTTTGAAAAATCACTTTACAAGGAGAATCTTTTGTAAGAAACTTTTACCGGCTTACTTAGGCAATAAAAGTCACCATAATAATGGTCTATTTTGccaaattatttcttttttgtattttttattaaaagttgttCGTAAATTAACGTCGCAATTCTCATATTTCTTATTATATCaaccattaaataattaaattttttcattAGTTCATCCTATCGAACTCGAATATAGGATGTGGGAAACACGCCGTAAAAGTTAAGACAAATCTTTAGAGACAAATTTAAACATATATCCTATCTTGAATATGTCATTAATTCCTTGGAATATTATCTTATTGATATATAGAATATGTAAAATGAAAAACGTCACTGGCACTTGATTAGTAAAAGTTCATTAACGTCATATCATGGACAGATatggaatgaaataattatCTTTATATCTGATGGGATGATCTTCCAAAAGATTAAAAGTTAATATATAGATAGTGATGGAATTAATCCTGGCCATACCATGTGCCAAAGATTTAAACTGTTTGAACCCTCATTAATTACGACAACCAGATCATGAAGACGTTCCATCATTAGATAGAAATGATTCATTAAATCTACACATGATCTTATATATAAGACATTCATTCAACACATTATATTGaccaatcatatatatatagatacgtGCATGATGACCTTTAAGGAAGCTTTATAAAATGCAGCAGGAATTGTCAAAACCAAAGCATTATTGGAGGGAGAGAGGTCGAAACATGCGCTATTGCGGTGTCCGATGAAAAAGATCGAGGTGACCTTGCAATTGTCTTCTGCCTCTATTTTCAAACTGTATTTCGTATTTACAAagctaatttttctttttcttttttgcttttgataaCTAATTAAACGGGTTTTTAATGcttaaattttaatcatttgtgCACAAAAGGCGTGACACATTTTTTGGGTTTATCATATGATAATCATGTACcattatcacaaaaaaaaaaaaatgataatcatGTAATTAATGTCAGTCTGAATTGGTCAAAGAAGTTGAGCAATATTAAGGAGTTGGTTTGTgtaatttgtattaaaaatcTTCACACACACCCATGGTTTgacctgtatatatatatacatatatatatagaaattaaagCGCTTAAAATTATTCCCATATATAGATGCCGATACTCTTCAAACCaatgaaaaaggagaagaagaaagctaATCCTTATAACTTGtctatactctctctctctctctctctctctctctctagatctcTCTCTATCCTTCAAAAGCCAAAAGTCGAAGAATCTAGCAAGTACTGGCTATGAAGACGTAGAATTTGCATCACTTTGTCTGCCTCACGCCGCACGCTACTAGCGCTAACCGGCAGTTGTTGCGCTCTTTCACGTGCTTGCTCTTTCTCAACATTTCACCCTgttcttctccttctctcccAACCGGCCACCTCTGTACTTTTTCAATCCCCTGTTCCATTTCTTTTATACTTTTGCCTACGATTTTGCTcggagtttgattttttttttttttttttttttttttttttttttttgtagtttggagGGAAGACTTACAATTTCTGGGTTGTGATTGAAACCATGAGAATGTCGCTGCAGAGGAATTTCTGGGCTGTCGTGTTATTGTTTATAGGAGTTGTTGGAGCTAATCTTTATATTGTGGAGGGTCGCCCTCGCCCACATCGAATTCTTTTGGATACAGATGTTGATACCGATGATTTATTTGCTCTCTTGTACCTCTTGAAGCAAAACAGATCAGAGTTTGAGTTGGAGGTAAGTCTGTGCAtgattaatctttttcttttcttttcttttcttggcattttACTTGAATTCATGTTCTTTGCCTAAATTTATATTTGATGAGTGAATTAAATCGTCGGCAGTCGAATACGGCgaattttcttgttattttgatGAAAGTTGCTTTTAGTTCTTTATGAATGATGGGTTGAGTCAAATACAAACCCAATTGGTTTGACTTTTCACGTTACTTAAGCATTTCTAGGACTCAGTGCCGTGTTTGTTTAgaagtttaattttaattgtcaAGCTGAAGTCAGATGAGATGTCTATAATTTACTTTTGGTCACGGATAGATTACTGTTACttggttaatttatttatatttgttcCTTCCGTGTCTCGTTACATAAAGTTCCTTTATAAGCCGTGATTTTTAATTATAGTCGGAGTGGTTACAaggttaattaaataattaaattaattgtttttttataaatttaaatttttagaataggttataatttaaaattgtaaaaaaataaaaatctttgaGTTCGAACTTTGTTTCGTCAATTTACTcttatttcagttaaatattttacgtgttggaTTATACTTATTAAGGAGGAGATTGAACAAGAtgggaatgttagaatattaattaatgattaaatcaatcatGTAAGAACACATAATTTAGGAAAGacatgagaacaaaaaaaaagagacagagAATTAAAGTGGTTTGGTCTATGGCATACATCCACACGTCAAAGCCTTTTCTTTAGTTAAATCTTTCcttgattcatttgattgtatataatattttatttatagagaaagagtcGGAACATTATAAGTTGCTTCTActtttacattaacaacaataaatttaatttatcatcttgtaaatTTTGTCTCTTGAATGCTTATAACTCTTGCatcttgagttcttgtaactcttgtctcaatacgcCCCCGCAAACCTAACGGTAGATCATGGACGTTAAGGTTTGATCTTGAACATCAAAGagttagaaaaagaaatggcTATTATGGTTTGGATTGGAACATCGATTTTTATGACCGGAACTTAGACTTCAGCAACTCTGATAGGCATCGGCTACTATGGCCGGAATTTGTACATCAACAACTTAGGCCGAAAGCAGCTACTATGGCTAGAATTGGGCCAGCTATGGGCATAAAacctttttggttttttcttcttttttttttttcttcaacaagAGAGAATTGGGTGGGTGGTATTTGTTGGTAAAGGAAACAATGGCAGTGCAACATGTCATCTTGACAAAGGGAGAAACTCACATGAGTTTAGGAAAAGAAATAGCTCAGGTAGAATATGAGAAAATGTGGAAGGATGagaaaactcaagaaaaaaaaaaaaggcacatgATGGATATTTGTGGGCATTTTGGTTTTGGTTATCATTGAAGATGCAAAAGGAtgagtgaacaaaaaaaaaaaaatggcatatgaTCAAATATTagcgttagcctatagctccGATACTATgtaaaatcaccacttgtcttaaaagtttaagctaatagaaagaagtaaactttaataatttaatcaatattttaacactccctctcacgtgtgggctcaaactcacTTCTAATAGGTGGGGCCTAACACaagtagaatatttaattgaaatgaaaagtaAACGAAGGAGACATGGTTCGAACTCAATACTCTTTattataagcttaagcttttggaataaatgaAGATAGTAAATCTGATATTAACTTGTTGCAGGCAGTCACTATCAATACAAATGCATGGACTGATGCTGGACATGCTGTGAATCAAATCTATGACATTCTTTACATGATGGACCGTGACGACATTGCTGTTGGAGTGGGAGGGGAGGGTGGAATACTGGAAGATGGTACAATACTCCCAAATGTTGGAGGATATCTTCCTATTATTGAACAGGTGTGAACATTTTAAACTACATATTTTATAATTCATCTGAACTTATTAGAATGCAATATTGTGTGAAGAGCAATGCCACATACCACACAAAAATCTCACAAATCTAATGCGGCAAAGTCTAGTAGTCATTGAAtctgttaaatcatcatttatccaATAAGTTTAAGATGATAGGAAGAAAttaatttgatcatttaatAATCTCTTTAACACCCCCTCCCCCTCACGCGTGGGctcaaactccattttaataggtgaaACTCAACATGtaaaacatttaattaaattagagGTAAATGACTGAGACATGGTTCAAACTCAAGATCACTGctctaatactatgttaaattagcACTACTCTTGTGTGACTGGTTCAAATTCTGTTTCAAAAGCATAATAAACCCACACATTAGTGATGTTTagtattattctttttattgtgTATTGTAACTAATCTTGAGTTTAATATATCAGGGGACTACAACTATAGGATATTGTAGATATAAACAAGCTATTCCTTTAGGTCAAGGAGGGCGATTAGATATTGATGCCAATTATGGACTCCGAAAAGCTTTCCTCCCACAGGTATGAATTTGTGCAATAATTTCAATATTGAATGAAATCTTTGTTGCTTGTACTTAGTGGGTTTGCAATTATAGTATGTTGGTGTATTTTCATAATGACACATTATTTGAACTTCTTATCTCCATAAGTTAGCAATTGTCTATCATTTTTTGATATCACCAACAGTTAGAATTCATGGTCTTGCTTAAGTATTTTCTCAACAATATTATATTAACGACTTATTTTTccatgtttatttatttgaaacatgTTGACTAATCTTTCATATTTTGCATAGAAGGCTAGAATTGATGGATCAATTGTTTCATGGTTTGTTCTTTCGATAACTATTTGCTCTACATCTATATTTGCtatattttagtttaaaacTTTGATACTAATAAGTAGAGAAACATTTATGGTATAGCCCAAACTAGATCTCTTAACTTTTTGTTTGCAAATATCATATATGATCCTCAATATCGGTTCAATTAATTCATATGCCAAAACTAAAGATTTGATTTTTACTAGATTTTTGACATTTATATCATCTAAGTATCCCACTCACATGTAATTTGTGATGTAATTAGGGGAGAAGGAAGTATGCTCCTCTTCGACAACCTGCTGCTCAGCAAGTAATGATTGACAAAATATCAGCTGGTCCCATAACTATATTTGTTATAGGAGCACATACGAATTTAGCTATTTTCCTTATGAACAACCCACATCTAAGGAAAAATATCAAGCATATTTTTGTCATGGGAGGTGGTGTGAGGT contains the following coding sequences:
- the LOC133881555 gene encoding nucleoside hydrolase 3-like isoform X3 translates to MRMSLQRNFWAVVLLFIGVVGANLYIVEGRPRPHRILLDTDVDTDDLFALLYLLKQNRSEFELEAVTINTNAWTDAGHAVNQIYDILYMMDRDDIAVGVGGEGGILEDGTILPNVGGYLPIIEQGTTTIGYCRYKQAIPLGQGGRLDIDANYGLRKAFLPQGRRKYAPLRQPAAQQVMIDKISAGPITIFVIGAHTNLAIFLMNNPHLRKNIKHIFVMGGGVRSKNPTGCCPQSASSSCVPHQCGDHGNLFTDYTSNPYAEFNVFGDPFAAYQVFHSGIPITLVPLDATNTIPINENFFDTFEQSQNTYEAQYCFKSLKITRDTWFDNQFYTSYFMWDSFTSGVATSIMRNSHNHDGENDFAEMEYMNITVVTSNKPYGVHDGSNPLFNGRVVPKFNLQKGGVHSGHVQTGLRDPFCLVKNGKGKCKVHAPSFASIR
- the LOC133881555 gene encoding nucleoside hydrolase 3-like isoform X4, with amino-acid sequence MRMSLQRNFWAVVLLFIGVVGANLYIVEGRPRPHRILLDTDVDTDDLFALLYLLKQNRSEFELEAVTINTNAWTDAGHAVNQIYDILYMMDRDDIAVGVGGEGGILEDGTILPNVGGYLPIIEQGTTTIGYCRYKQAIPLGQGGRLDIDANYGLRKAFLPQGRRKYAPLRQPAAQQVMIDKISAGPITIFVIGAHTNLAIFLMNNPHLRKNIKHIFVMGGGVRSKNPTGCCPQSASSSCVPHQCGDHGNLFTDYTSNPYAEFNVFGDPFAAYQVFHSGIPITLVPLDATNTIPINENFFDTFEQSQNTYEAQYCFKSLKITRDTWFDNQFYTVIY